In Trichocoleus sp., a single window of DNA contains:
- a CDS encoding catalase family protein: MLTPKQYVRYSQTVEIKQPDEERLIREIVDSVARQGQKVFDKHRHALRGAHAKSHGGLKGELRIYDNLPTHLAQGLFCQPRTYPVMIRFSTVPGDIMPDGLSCFRGIGIKVIDVAGPKFLETEPDVVTQDFLMINSSVFPSGNIARFLPEQLLQEKIVVSAPEEAQQLFGTAARMTNAVTQKLGINLYPSALGLTQPETHILGETYYTSAALRYGDYIAKLSVTPVSASLQPLIGKRIDTQNASVLRDLIVQFFRQQSAEYELRVQLCTNVETMPIEDASIEWSEEESPYQAIAKLTIPMQEAYSPARQVYVDDILSFNAWHCIAEHQPLGSIQRLRKEVYEASSRYRHQMNQQPKREPRSIEEMPD; the protein is encoded by the coding sequence ATGCTCACCCCCAAACAGTACGTCCGTTACTCTCAAACTGTAGAAATTAAACAACCCGACGAGGAGCGGCTGATTCGCGAAATTGTTGATTCCGTTGCCCGGCAGGGGCAAAAGGTGTTTGATAAGCATCGCCATGCCTTGCGGGGTGCCCATGCCAAAAGTCATGGCGGACTGAAGGGGGAACTGAGGATCTACGACAACTTGCCTACCCATCTCGCGCAGGGATTGTTTTGCCAACCCCGCACTTATCCGGTGATGATTCGCTTCTCAACCGTTCCCGGTGACATCATGCCAGATGGTCTATCGTGCTTTCGCGGCATAGGCATCAAGGTCATTGACGTGGCAGGACCGAAGTTCCTGGAGACGGAACCTGATGTCGTGACTCAGGACTTTTTGATGATCAACAGTTCGGTTTTTCCATCAGGCAACATCGCTCGCTTTCTCCCAGAACAGTTGCTGCAGGAAAAGATTGTGGTCAGTGCCCCAGAGGAGGCACAACAGCTGTTTGGAACGGCTGCCCGAATGACTAACGCCGTGACTCAGAAATTGGGCATTAACCTTTACCCCAGTGCCTTAGGTCTGACCCAGCCCGAAACTCACATTCTAGGGGAAACTTACTATACCTCTGCTGCTCTGCGTTACGGGGATTACATTGCTAAGTTGAGTGTTACTCCCGTCTCTGCCAGCCTTCAACCGCTCATTGGCAAACGCATTGATACACAGAACGCTTCTGTACTGCGAGATCTAATCGTCCAGTTCTTCCGGCAACAGTCTGCCGAGTATGAACTCCGTGTCCAGCTTTGCACCAATGTGGAGACGATGCCGATCGAGGATGCGTCGATTGAGTGGTCAGAAGAGGAAAGTCCTTACCAGGCGATCGCGAAACTGACCATTCCGATGCAGGAGGCATACAGCCCAGCGCGGCAGGTGTACGTGGATGACATCTTGTCGTTCAACGCCTGGCATTGTATTGCAGAGCATCAGCCGTTGGGATCGATTCAGCGTTTACGCAAGGAGGTCTATGAGGCGTCTAGTCGTTACCGGCATCAAATGAACCAGCAGCCTAAGAGGGAACCGCGAAGCATCGAGGAAATGCCGGACTAG